One part of the Terriglobales bacterium genome encodes these proteins:
- the queG gene encoding tRNA epoxyqueuosine(34) reductase QueG, giving the protein MPSAVSSKVHELALAAGFDRAGTVSLAQPMPELDFFPAWLERGAAGDMDYLASRDEHGRLKRANVQATFPWAKSAIVCALDYNTAPPYSTECRDPRRGWISRYAWFPNTDYHDAVMSRLIRLEDALKRQHPAARTRRYVDTGPLLERVLAKYAGLGWQAKNTCLISEDAGSWFFLGVLLTSLELPSPALPAPDRCGTCTACLDACPTNAFPAPYQLDAARCISYLTIEKRGALPDDLRPLMGDHLFGCDICQDVCPWNSRDRHDQHRAALAKAPEFVPDPSLVNPPLEEMATLSREDFQRRFRRSPVKRAKYSGLRRNAVVAMGNSGDSGFLPTLQRLSHDDDPVVASHAAWAIRYLER; this is encoded by the coding sequence ATGCCCTCCGCTGTTTCCTCTAAGGTCCACGAGCTCGCCCTTGCCGCGGGGTTCGACCGCGCCGGCACGGTCTCGCTCGCGCAGCCCATGCCCGAGCTCGACTTCTTCCCCGCGTGGCTGGAGCGCGGCGCCGCCGGCGACATGGACTACCTCGCCTCCCGCGACGAACACGGCCGCCTGAAGCGCGCGAACGTGCAGGCCACCTTCCCGTGGGCGAAGTCTGCCATCGTCTGCGCCCTCGACTACAACACCGCGCCGCCCTACTCCACCGAATGTCGCGACCCGCGCCGCGGATGGATCTCGCGCTACGCCTGGTTCCCCAACACCGATTACCACGACGCCGTGATGTCGCGCCTCATCCGCCTCGAAGACGCCTTGAAGCGCCAGCACCCCGCCGCCCGCACGCGCCGCTACGTCGACACCGGGCCGCTCCTCGAGCGCGTCCTCGCCAAGTACGCCGGCCTCGGCTGGCAGGCGAAGAACACCTGCCTCATCTCCGAAGACGCCGGCTCCTGGTTCTTCCTCGGCGTGCTCCTCACCTCGCTCGAGCTGCCCTCGCCGGCCCTTCCCGCCCCCGACCGCTGCGGCACCTGCACCGCCTGCCTAGACGCCTGCCCCACCAACGCGTTCCCCGCGCCTTACCAGCTCGACGCCGCGCGCTGCATCTCCTACCTCACCATCGAGAAACGCGGCGCACTCCCTGACGACCTGCGCCCGCTCATGGGTGATCACCTGTTCGGCTGCGACATCTGCCAGGACGTCTGTCCCTGGAATTCGAGAGACCGCCACGACCAGCACCGCGCCGCCCTGGCGAAAGCACCCGAGTTCGTCCCCGATCCGTCGCTCGTCAACCCGCCGCTCGAAGAGATGGCCACGCTCTCCCGCGAAGACTTCCAGCGCCGCTTCCGCCGCTCGCCCGTCAAGCGCGCCAAGTACTCCGGCCTGCGCCGCAACGCCGTGGTCGCCATGGGCAACAGCGGCGACTCGGGCTTCCTCCCCACGCTCCAGCGCCTCTCTCACGACGACGATCCGGTCGTCGCCTCCCACGCCGCGTGGGCCATCCGGTATCTCGAGCGGTAG